The proteins below are encoded in one region of Plutella xylostella chromosome 13, ilPluXylo3.1, whole genome shotgun sequence:
- the LOC105398221 gene encoding esterase E4 isoform X2, with amino-acid sequence MTKTTSLIFLFLTVIKLQLCDSSEEENSRLVQISSGRVRGYKNQQWDIFEFYGIPYATAPTGVNKFKGPLPAPQWSDILDAQDEFIVCPQAGDIYKDIAQEDCLVASVFTPNTNETNLPVMVNIHGGGYAAGYGNLEKPYSIVKEGNVVAVTFNYRLGIVGFLCLGTADVPGNAGLKDMLALLRWVKENIRSFGGNPDDVTIDGCSAGSSAVDLLVLSETTKGLFNKVIAQSGSSISTWSVQQNPIEVAKAQAIRMNFSNANDIGALEDFFKGSSIESLTKDSFWEGKDSSFQFVPCIECDLESEAVLKTAPFDILKQGTYEKYPTLTGFSNMEGLFRMPVYDRWIDEMVADLSDYLPEDLKFETQNERKAVADAARELFFSKLNTDRKMGFIDYFSDVLFTYGVHRALSLQVEAGNENMYFLEFDFVPESGNPTAEPPVGANHCDHTQMVLDGPNASNTSDYHLMKKSMVQLWVNFIKTGKPVPVNTEQYPEGWPAVSSNGPYPYMVLNLKPQLKRNWQPERVQFWDDVYSKYYSTPAPPANSSSRLGSYCAVTIFAFALFQTMMSSF; translated from the exons ATGACGAAAACAACATCGTTaatctttctttttttaaccgtaattaaattacaattatgtGATTCAAGTGAAGAAGAAAATTCAAGATTAGTGCAAATAAGTTCTGGCCGTGTTAGAGGTTACAAAAATCAACAATGGGATATATTCGAATTTTACGGAATTCCATATGCTACTGCTCCCACTGGGGTAAACAAATTCAAG GGTCCATTACCAGCACCACAGTGGTCAGACATTCTAGATGCACAAGACGAATTCATCGTCTGTCCTCAAGCCGGTGACATTTACAAAGATATAGCACAAGAAGACTGCCTCGTAGCTAGTGTATTTACCCCGAACACAAATGAGACAAATTTACCAGTTATGGTTAATATCCACGGCGGAGGCTACGCTGCAGGATATGGAAACTTAGAAAAACCTTATTCCATAGTGAAAGAGGGAAATGTGGTAGCAGTGACGTTTAATTATCGTCTTGGTATTGTGGGTTTCTTGTGTTTGGGTACTGCAGATGTCCCCGGAAATGCTGGTCTAAAAGACATGCTAGCACTCTTGCGCTGGGTTAAAGAAAATATTCGTAGTTTTGGGGGAAACCCCGATGATGTCACTATCGATGGCTGCAGTGCAGGATCTTCCGCCGTTGATCTGCTTGTTCTCTCGGAAACTACGAAAGGATTGTTTAACAAAGTCATAGCACAAAGTGGATCTAGTATCTCAACCTGGAGCGTACAGCAAAATCCCATAGAAGTAGCAAAAGCGCAAGCCATAAGAATGAATTTTAGTAATGCAAATGACATCGGTGCCTTAGAAGATTTCTTTAAAGGCTCATCTATAGAAAGTTTAACGAAAGACAGTTTTTGGGAAGGAAAAGATTCTTCTTTCCAGTTTGTCCCCTGCATTGAATGTGATTTAGAATCCGAAGCAGTTTTAAAAACTGCCCCATTCGATATATTAAAACAAGGAACTTATGAGAAATACCCCACACTTACTGGGTTTTCAAATATGGAAGGTTTATTTAGAATGCCAGTTTATGATAGATGGATAGATGAAATGGTAGCGGATCTGTCAGATTATTTACCTGAAGACTTGAAATTTGAGACTCAAAATGAAAGAAAAGCGGTCGCTGATGCAGCAAGAGAGTTATTTTTTTCGAAATTAAATACTGATAGAAAAATGGGTTTTATCGACTATTTTTCTGACGTGTTGTTTACATATGGTGTTCACCGAGCACTCTCACTGCAAGTAGAAGCTGGTAATGAAAATATGTACTTTTTAGAGTTTGATTTCGTTCCGGAATCGGGAAATCCGACTGCAGAACCACCAGTAGGTGCGAATCATTGCGATCACACACAGATGGTCCTGGATGGTCCAAATGCGTCTAATACCAGTGATTACCATTTGATGAAAAAGTCCATGGTGCAGCTGTGGGTCAACTTTATTAAGACCGG AAAACCAGTACCAGTCAACACTGAACAATACCCCGAGGGCTGGCCAGCAGTGTCCTCAAACGGACCGTATCCGTATATGGTATTGAACCTGAAACCTCAGTTGAAACGGAACTGGCAGCCAGAACGCGTGCAATTTTGGGATGATGTCTACAGCAAATATTACAGCACCCCGGCACCCCCGGCTAACAGCTCCTCTAGACTCGGTTCCTATTGCGCTGTGACTATCTTTGCTTTTGCATTGTTTCAAACAATGATGTCAAGTTTCTAA